Proteins from one Limanda limanda chromosome 9, fLimLim1.1, whole genome shotgun sequence genomic window:
- the fryl gene encoding protein furry homolog-like isoform X2: protein MLSLQDSVFFEISIKSLLKSWSSSSSAPVSSSVSRRRAPSSVTPLSWERHNIAAMSSITIDPELKPGEFVIKSLFAEFAVLAEKKIEMVMAEPLEKPLSRSLQRGEDAQFDQLISSMSSIAEHCLPSLLRTLFDWYRRQSGTEDESYEYRPRSSTKSKGDEQHRDKDYLLERRDLSIDFIFCLVSVEVLKQIPLHPVPDVLVHEVLNLAFKHFKHKEGYCGPNTGNVHIIADLYAEVIGILTQSKFQAVRKKFITELKELRQKEQSPYVVQSIITLIMGMKFFRVKMYPVEDFEASFQFMQECAQYFLEVKDKDIKHALAGLFVEILIPVAAAVKNEVNVPCLKNFVEILYQTTFELSSRKKHSLALYPLVTCLLCVSQKQFFLNNWHIFLQNCLSHLKNKDPKMSRVALESLYRLLWVYIIRIKCESNTVTQSRLLSIVSALFPKGSRSVVPRDTPLNIFVKIIQFIAQERLDFAMKEIIYDLLCVGKSHKTFTINPERMNIGLRAFLVIADSLQQKDAEPPMPTTGIIMPSGNTLRVKKIFLNTTLTDEEAKGIGMSVYYPQVRKALDNILRHLDKEVGRSMSMTNVQMSNKEPEDMITGERKPKIDLFRTCVAAIPRLIPDGMSRQDLIELLAKLTIHMDEELRGLAFTTLQALMVDFPEWREDVLSGFVYFIVREVTDVHPTLLDNAVKMLLQLISQWRQAVQSSNKSHDAQGSSSGHSLPLERVPPLGVLHVVEGLALVVLCSCRPATRRLAVNVLKEVRALHTALGIGKGDEDLAIDVMDRLSASVLESFIHLTGADQTNLLYCPSGIDLQTLAEWSSSPISHQFDVVSPSHIWVFAHVTQGQDPWVISFSSYLRQEHLPKHCPTALNYAWMFAYTRLQLLSPQVDINSPINAKKVNSLNSSDSYIGLWRNYLILCCSSASSSSSMCSSSSTSGSVRCSPPETLASTPDSGYSYDSKIVGTPSPSSLFKHIVPMMRSESMDITESLVLGLGRTNPVAFRELLEELNPIIKEALERRPENMKRRRRRDILRVQLVRIFELLADAGVISQITSGGLDGESHSLNSSLLEYVDLTRQLLEAENDKDSDTLKDIRCHFSALVANIIQNVPVHQRRTIFPQQSLRHSLFMLFSHWAGPFSIMFTPLDRYSDRNMQINRHQYCALKAMSAVLCCGPVADNVGLSSDGYLYKWLDNILDSQDKKVHQLGCEAVMLLLELNPDQSNLMFWAVDRCYTGSRRVAAGCFRAIANVFHNRDYQFDTVVLLNLILFKAADSSRDIYEAAMQLLQILEPKLFRYAHKLEIQRTDGILTPPSPLPHLYSVSYYQLSEELARTYPELTLPIFSEVSQRIQTAHPGGRQVMLHYLLPWMNNVELVDFKPTVRRPEDCGSVEEDEDVHEREVMMVNSRRWLHGEGWGSPRATTMVLNNLMFMTAKYGDEFAWSEIENVWTTLADSWPKNLKIILHFLISMSGVNSDPSLLPYVKRVVVYLGRDKTMQLLEELMCELELTDPVSSAVTHMDNPPYYRISSSYKIPSVTSGTTSSSNTMVPGNEVHHEGKIKDSNMEDSYTHLDIYSGLNSNLNRQHHRLESRYSSSSGGSYEEEKSDSMPLYANWRLKVMDHNRPEPLPFPPTGGCWSPLVDYLPETNAPGVPLHRCNIAVILLTDLIVDHGVKVEWSAYLPLLLHAIFIGFDHQHPEVYEHCKRLLLHLLVVQGANSNVQSVAMVLLRNRDYNDPRVLTVKPVAPEFNLTGVQDLLPDGQPSPMTDSGLSSSSTSSSISVGAGGTALSHLSPSLLSEVDATAEQDEKAKALIEFITSRKKGPLWNHEDVSPKNPNIKSADQLSVFVRHVVTVFKHSPLGFQLDSLLSEVALQTALSCPSRHYAGRSFQIFRALKQPLTPATLSDILSRLVETVGDPGEEAQGFVIELLLTLESGIDTLADTVKNYDLLTALAQTSPRDLLLGAKLASNRKSTGQLNLNSGGLFHYVHNRSNSLRANQVGERKGDRRRSNTLDIADRLGGSHGNLARTRSLSSLGGGGGPGGEAIPPVDPSSLMATVFWIAASLLESDYEFEYLLALRLLNKLLGQLPLDRADSRERLEKVQAKLKWYSFPGLLQLFLKGFTSASTQELTIHLLSKLISVSRHTLIDPTQVAGFPLNILCLLPHLIQHFDSPTPFCKETADKIAKVCAEEKSATLSNLAHMMSLYSAHTYSRDCTNWINVVCRYLHDAFADITLNLVTYLAELLEKGLPSMQQSLLQIIYSLLSHIDLSAAPVKQFNLEIMKIIGKYVQSPHWKEAQNILKLVVSRSASLVVPDDVQRSYSTESCGSPEIAFTRIFNNSSKELPGKTLDFHFDISETPIIGHKYGDQRTAAGRNGKPQVIAVTRSTSSTSSGSNSNGLVPVSWKRPQLSQRRTRERLMNVLSLCGPESGIPKNPSVRLLSYSKASDKVVFSSNEDLDSADQQTSLIPTVEEVVREEDLGEDTGSEQQFGVFKDFDFLDVELEDAEGESMDNFNWGVRRRSLESMDKGDTPTLQECQFAGSTPSLNLTNHEDTDESSEEEVLSASQILTRSGLLNSDSATDDTASNHVDSLLQSQESSSSAQEATVLPSLPSLPRLDSTLLEMANSDSTSSQLPEDAVSMTAADELSSSVSEDTGFCSAPPLPSDPQELCDLRDTHYPQDSQYAQDPQETQDPHEDLDPAPPPLLVIDTPPGSLCDEDSQTVLSLPLPMPPETKPDLDPDPDSTCGSMWEEDVTQALKELDERCEEEEADYSDMSSQDEGDADGFPEIQASPPPSPFLSAILAAFQPVAYDNEEDAWRCHVNQMLSDTDGSSAVYTFHVFSRLFESIQRKFGSITHSSVRFLGERLQRMGNQFLSSLEVMTSRSQCPTVLLDAETLVSCGLLETLKFSVLELQEHLDTYNSKREAAELWLDNCRKTFGDKDDQRPNTHAQQMENLAELELCRRLYKLHFQLLLLFQAYCKLISRVDTIKREAEVTNMSDELTILESCLKEAETRHDTEDDVCMSDTAQTNTETAIQSLIETLRARDFTSALTQVKTFRSMWPNDIFGNESDNAIQTLLHIYFRHQTLGQTGCLAVVGPSRDQSQASTRLMELNLQIREALSQAQACQPHTTMVSTGL from the exons ATGCTGAGCCTGCAGGATTCAGTCTTCTTTGAGATCAGCATCAAATCTCTGCTCAAGTCTTGGAGTAGCAGCT cttctgcaccagtcagcagcagtgtgagtAGACGACGTGCCCCCTCCTCTGTGACTCCTCTCTCGTGGGAGAGACACAACATCGCTGCCATGTCGAGCATCACCATCGACCCCGAGCTCAAGCCCGGGGAGTTTGTCATCAAGAGTCTATTTGCAGAGTTTGCTGTGCTGGCTGAGAAGAAGATCGAGATGGTGATGGCTGAACCGCTG GAGAAGCCCTTATCCCGATCCCTGCAGAGAGGGGAAGATGCACAATTTGACCAG TTAATAAGCTCTATGAGCTCAATAGCAGAACACTGTTTGCCCTCCCTACTGCGCACACTGTTTGACTGGTACCGGCGGCAGAGCGGCACCGAAGACGAGTCTTATGAGTACAGGCCTCGCTCTAGTACAAAGTCCAAAGG AGATGAACAGCACCGGGACAAAGATTACCTACTGGAACGGAGGGACTTATCCATagatttcattttttgtttagtttcagTGGAAGTTCTCAAACAG ATTCCTCTTCACCCAGTGCCAGATGTTTTAGTACATGAAGTTCTGAACCTGGCATTCAAGCACTTTAAACACAAAGAGGG GTACTGTGGCCCCAACACTGGCAACGTGCACATCATCGCGGACCTGTATGCTGAGGTCATCGGCATCCTCACACAGTCAAA gttTCAGGCCGTTAGGAAAAAGTTCATCACCGAACTAAAGGAGCTCCGGCAAAAAGAGCAGAGTCCTTACGTGGTCCAGAGCATCATCACTCTCATCATGGGCATGAAGTTCTTCCGGGTTAAAATGTATCCTGTGGAGGATTTTGAGGCGTCGTTTCAGTTCATGCAG GAGTGTGCTCAGTATTTCCTGGAAGTCAAGGATAAGGACATAAAACATGCTCTAGCAGGGCTTTTTGTTGAGATCCTCATCCCTGTTGCAGCT GCGGTGAAAAATGAAGTCAACGTGCCGTGCCTGAAGAACTTTGTGGAGATACTGTACCAGACAACGTTCGAGCTTAGTTCCAGGAAGAAGCACTCTTTG GCTCTGTATCCTCTGGTGACGTGCTTGCTGTGTGTTAGTCAGAAGCAGTTCTTCCTCAACAACTGGCACATCTTCCTCCAGAACTGCCTCTCTCACCTGAAG AACAAAGATCCCAAAATGTCCCGTGTTGCGCTGGAGTCGCTCTACAGACTGCTCTGGGTCTACATTATCCGGATCAAGTGCGAGAGTAACactgtcacacagag TCGGCTACTGAGCATCGTTTCAGCACTTTTCCCCAAAGGTTCCCGCAGTGTAGTGCCAAGGGACACACCTCTCAACATCTTCGTCAAGATCATCCAGTTCATAGCTCAG GAAAGACTGGACTTTGCTATGAAGGAAATAATCTATGACCTCCTGTGTGTGGGCAAGTCTCACAAGACCTTCACCATCAATCCAGAG AGGATGAATATTGGTTTGCGAGCCTTCTTGGTGATCGCTGACAGCCTACAGCAGAAAGATGCAGAGCCTCCCATGCCTACGACTGGAATCATCATGCCCTCTGGCAACACCTTACGTGTCAAGAAGATCTTCCTCAACACCACACTCACTGATGAAGAAGCCAAGGGCATAG GCATGTCTGTGTACTACCCCCAAGTAAGAAAGGCCTTAGATAACATCCTACGACACCTGGACAAGGAGGTGGGACGCTCCATGAGCATGACCAACGTGCAGATGTCCAACAAGGAGCCTGAGGACATGATCAC GGGAGAGAGGAAGCCAAAGATTGATCTGTTCCGCACGTGTGTGGCCGCCATCCCAAGACTGATACCTGATGGCATGAGCAGACAAGACCTAATAGAGCTTCTAGCCAA GCTGACCATCCACATGGACGAGGAGCTGCGGGGCCTTGCCTTTACCACTCTTCAGGCCCTGATGGTTGATTTCCCAGAGTGGCGTGAGGACGTGCTCTCCGGCTTTGTCTACTTCATTGTCAGAGAGGTGACCGATGTCCACCCCACGCTGTTGGACAACGCAGTCAAGATGCTACTACAGCTCATCAGCCAGTGGAGGCAGGCAGTGCAGAGCAGCAATAAGAGCCATGATGCACAG GGCTCAAGCAGCGGCCATTCTCtccccctggaacgtgttcctCCTCTCGGTGTGCTGCATGTAGTGGAGGGCTTAGCTTTGGTGGTGCTTTGCAGCTGCCGCCCAGCCACACGTAGGCTGGCTGTTAATGTCCTCAAGGAGGTCCGTGCTCTGCACACTGCACTGGGCATCGGAAAG GGCGATGAAGACTTGGCCATTGACGTAATGGACCGATTAAGTGCATCAGTGTTGGAAAGTTTCATTCATCTCACAGGAGCTGACCAG ACCAACCTGCTGTACTGTCCCAGTGGGATTGATCTTCAGACACTAGCAGAATGGAGCTCATCCCCCATCAGCCACCAGTTTGATGTGGTGAGCCCCTCGCACATCTGGGTGTTTGCTCACGTTACTCAGGGCCAGGACCCCTGGGTCATCAGTTTCTCAAGCTACCTGCGGCAGGAGCACTTGCCCAAACATTGTCCAACTGCTCTCAACTACGCCTGGATGTTCGCCTACACCCGCCTGCAGTTATTGTCTCCCCAAGTGGACATCAA CAGCCCCATCAATGCCAAGAAAGTGAACAGTCTGAACAGCAGTGACTCGTACATCGGTCTTTGGAGGAACTACCTGATCCTCTGTTGTagctcagcttcctcctcttcctctatgtgctcctcatcctccacctctGGCTCCGTCCGCTGCTCCCCGCCTGAGACGCTGGCGTCCACGCCGGACAGCGGCTACAGTTATGATTCAAAG ATTGTTGGCACTccgtccccctcctccctcttcaaaCACATTGTTCCAATGATGCGCTCTGAGAGCATGGACATCACAGAGTCTCTTGTGTTGGGGCTTGGCCGGACCAACCCCGTGGCCTTCAG AGAGTTGTTAGAGGAGCTGAATCCCATCATAAAAGAAGCTCTGGAAAGAAGACCTGAA AACATGAAGCGGCGCAGGCGTCGTGACATCCTCAGGGTTCAGCTGGTCCGGATATTTGAGTTACTGGCAGATGCTGGTGTCATCAGTCAGAT aaccAGTGGAGGGTTAGATGGTGAGAGCCACTCTCTGAACAGTTCGCTGCTGGAGTATGTTGATCTGACCAGGCAGCTGCTTGAGGCTGAAAATGACAAGGACTCGGATACACTGAAGGACATTCGCTGTCACTTCAGTGCACTCGTGGCGAATATAATACAGAATGTCCCag TGCACCAGCGGAGAACCATCTTTCCACAGCAGTCACTCAGACACAGTTTGTTCATGCTGTTCAGTCACTGGGCCGGGCCCTTCAGCATCATGTTCACTCCCCTGGACCGCTACAGTGACAGAAATATGCAGATCAACCGCCATCAGTACTGTGCACTAAag GCCATGtctgcagtgttgtgttgtggacCTGTAGCCGACAATGTTGGCCTCTCCTCCGATGGCTACCTCTACAAGTGGCTGGACAACATCCTGGATTCTCAGGATAAGAAA gtTCACCAGCTTGGTTGCGAGgctgtgatgctgctgttgGAGCTGAATCCTGACCAGAGCAACCTCATGTTTTGGGCTGTCGACCGCTGCTACACTGGCTCCCGTCGTGTGGCAGCCGGCTGCTTCAGGGCCATCGCTAATGTCTTTCACAACAG gGATTACCAATTTGACACTGTGGTGCTGCTGAACCTGATTCTGTTCAAGGCGGCTGATTCTTCCAGGGACATCTATGAAGCAGCCATGCAGCTGTTACAG ATACTGGAACCCAAGCTCTTCCGCTACGCCCACAAATTGGAGATCCAGCGAACAGATGGCATCTTGACCCCTCCCTCACCGCTGCCACACCTCTACTCTGTGTCTTACTACCAGCTGTCTGAGGAGCTTGCACGAACTTACCCAGAACTAACCCTGCCCATCTTCTCAG AGGTGAGCCAGCGCATCCAGACAGCGCATCCTGGTGGTCGTCAAGTAATGCTGCATTACCTCCTGCCTTGGATGAACAATGTGGAGCTGGTCGACTTTAAACCAACTGTACGGCGACCGGAGGACTGTGGCAGTGTTGAGGAAGACGAGGACGTACACGAGCGGGAGGTCATGATGGTGAACAGCAGGCGCTGGCTCCATGGAGAGGGCTGGGGCTCGCCTCGTGCTACAACCATGGTGTTAAACAACCTCATGTTCATGACCGCTAAG tacGGGGATGAGTTTGCTTGGTCGGAGATCGAGAACGTGTGGACCACATTAGCAGACAGTTGGCCAAAGAACCTCAAAATCATTCTGCACTTCCTCATCAGTATGTCAGGAGTCAACAGTGACCCAAGCCTTTTGCCCTAT GTGAAACGAGTGGTTGTTTACTTAGGCAGAGATAAGACtatgcagctgctggaggagttGATGTGCGAGCTTGAGCTGACTGATCCTGTAAGCTCAGCTGTTACTCACATGGACAACCCACCTTACTACCGCATCAGCTCCAGTTACAAGATCCCCTCAGTCACCTCAG GAACAACTTCCAGCAGCAATACCATGGTGCCAGGAAATGAAGTTCATCATGAAGGCAAGATTAAAGACTCGAACATGGAGGACAG TTACACCCACCTGGACATCTACAGTGGTCTGAACAGCAACCTGAACCGTCAGCACCACCGTCTGGAGTCTCGTTACAGCAGCAGTTCTGGAGGTtcctatgaagaggagaaga GTGACTCCATGCCACTTTACGCTAACTGGCGTTTGAAAGTGATGGATCACAACCGGCCAGagcccctccccttccctccaACAGGAGGCTGCTGGTCTCCGCTGGTGGACTATTTGCCAGAGACCAATGCCCCTGGTGTACCACTCCACAG atGTAACATTGCTGTCATCCTACTGACAGACCTCATTGTGGACCATGGGGTCAAAGTGGAGTGGAGTGCCTACCTGCCCCTGTTGTTACATGCAATTTTTATAG GGTTTGATCACCAGCACCCAGAGGTTTACGAGCACTGTAAACGTCTACTACTTCACCTGCTCGTGGTCCAGGGAGCAAATAGCAACGTTCAGTCTGTGGCTATGGTGCTCCTACGCAACAGAGACTACAACGATCCTAGGGTCCTGACTGTGAAGCCAGTAGCTCCAGAGTTCAACCTAACCG GAGTGCAAGATTTATTGCCAGATGGTCAGCCATCACCAATGACAGACTCTGgcctcagctccagctccacatcctccagCATCAGTGTCGGGGCGGGGGGCACTGCTCTGTCCCACCTCTCCCCTTCACTTCTCAGCGAGGTGGATGCCACTGCTGAACAGGACGAGAAGGCCAAAGCTCTCATTGAGTTCATTACATCAAG GAAGAAGGGTCCACTCTGGAACCATGAGGATGTATCGCCCAAAAACCCCAACATAAAGAGCGCTGACCAGCTGAGTGTTTTTGTGCGACACGTCGTGACCGTCTTCAAACATTCCCCATTAG GTTTCCAGCTGGATTCATTGCTGAGTGAAGTGGCTCTACAAACCGCTCTGTCTTGTCCTTCTCGCCACTACGCTGGACGCTCATTCCAGATTTTCAGGGCACTCAAACAACCTCTGACTCCTGCAACGCTGTCTGACATCCTGTCTCGACTGGTAGAGACTGTGGGGGACCCAGGAGAGGAGGCTCAG GGCTTTGTCATTGAACTTCTCCTGACACTGGAGTCAGGCATCGACACATTAGCAGACACAGTCAAAAACTATGACCTCCTCACTGCCTTAGCTCA AACTTCTCCGCGTGATCTGTTGTTGGGGGCTAAGCTTGCTTCCAACAGGAAAAGCACAGGCCAACTGAACTTGAACAGCGGCGGCCTGTTCCATTATGTCCACAACCGTAGCAACTCTCTGCGAGCGAACCAGGTGGGTGAACGAAAAGGAGACCGACGCAGGAGTAACACTCTAGACATAGCTGACCGACTTGGTGGCAGCCATGGAAACCTGGCCCGAACGCGGAGCTTATCATCACTGGGCGGAGGAGGGGGTCCAGGCGGGGAAGCCATCCCCCCCGTGGACCCTTCTAGCTTGATGGCCACTGTGTTCTGGATCGCCGCCTCGCTGCTGGAGTCGGACTACGAGTTTGAGTACCTGCTGGCCCTGCGGCTGCTGAACAAGCTCCTGGGCCAGCTGCCTCTCGATCGTGCAGACAGCCGGGAACGTCTGGAGAAGGTCCAGGCTAAGTTGAAGTGGTACAGCTTTcctggcctgctgcagctcttcctGAAGGGCTTCACCTCTGCTTCTACTCAGGAGCTCACCATCCACCTGCTCAGCAAACTCATCAGTGTCTCCAGACACACGCTGATAGACCCTACACAAGTGGCAG GTTTTCCTCTGAACATCCTGTGCCTCCTCCCACACCTCATCCAGCACTTTGACAGTCCGACTCCTTTCTGTAAGGAGACGGCTGATAAAATAGCCAAGGTTTGCGCCGAAGAGAAGTCGGCCACCCTCTCCAATCTGGCCCACATGATGAGCCTGTACAGCGCACACACCTACTCCCGCGACTGCACCAACTGGATCAATGTGGTGTGTCGCTACCTCCACGATGCCTTTGCTGATATAACATTGAACCTGGTCACTTACTTGGCTGAG CTGCTGGAAAAGGgacttcccagcatgcagcagTCCTTGTTGCAGATCATCTACAGCCTGCTGAGTCATATTGATCTATCAGCCGCTCCTGTCAAGCAGTTCAACCTGGAGATCATGAAGATCATTGGCAAATATGTTCAG agcCCACATTGGAAGGAGGCCCAAAACATTTTGAAGTTGGTGGTGTCTCGCTCAGCCAGCCTTGTCGTCCCAGATGATGTGCAGCGCTCTTACAGCACAGAATCCTGTGGCTCTCCAGAGATTGCCTTCACGCGCATATTCAACAACTCCTCCAAGGAGCTGCCTGGCAAGACTCTCGACTTCCACTTCGACATCTCAGAG ACCCCAATCATAGGGCATAAATATGGTGATCAGCGTACCGCAGCAGGCCGAAATGGAAAGCCACAGGTGATTGCTGTGACTAGGAGCACTTCCTCCACGTCCTCCGGCTCCAACTCCAACGGTCTGGTGCCGGTCAGCTGGAAAAGGCCTCAGCTCTCCCAG agacgaaccagagagaGGCTGATGAATGTCCTGTCTTTATGTGGCCCCGAGTCTGGCATTCCCAAAAATCCATCTGTAAGACTCCTCTCCTACTCTAAAGCTTCAGACAAG GTGGTGTTCTCTTCAAATGAGGATCTGGACTCCGCTGACCAGCAGACCAGTCTCATACCcacagtggaggaggtggtCCGAGAGGAGGATTTGGGAGAGGATACCGgcagtgagcagcagtttgGTGTCTTCAAGGACTTTGACTTCTTAGATGTGGAGCTGGAGGATGCCGAG GGGGAGAGCATGGACAACTTTAACTGGGGGGTGCGTCGTCGCTCCCTGGAGAGCATGGACAAAGGGGACACGCCGACTTTGCAGGAGTGCCAGTTCGCGGGCAGCACACCGAGCCTCAACCTAACCAACCACGAGGACACAGATGAATCGTCTGAGGAGGAGGTACTGAGTGCTAGCCAGATTCTCACCCGCTCTGGCCTT CTCAACAGTGATTCTGCCACAGACGACACCGCGTCCAACCACGTGGACTCTCTACTACAGTCTCAAGAATCGTCCAGCAGTGCCCAGGAGGCCACTGTCCTTCCCTCTCTACCCTCCCTCCCCCGACTGGATAGCACCCTTTTGGAGATGGCCAACTCAGACAGCACCAGCAGCCAGTTGCCTGAG GACGCAGTCAGCATGACGGCAGCCGATGAGCTGAGCAGCAGTGTGAGCGAGGACACGGGGTTTTGCAGCGCACCACCTCTGCCCTCTGACCCACAAGAGCTTTGTGACCTCCGAGACACGCACTATCCTCAGGACTCCCAGTATGCTCAGGACCCCCAAGAGACCCAGGACCCTCACGAGGACCTGGAcccggccccccctcccctgctggTCATAGACACTCCACCGGGGTCCCTCTGTGACGAGGACTCCCAGACAgtcctgtctctgcctctgcccaTGCCACCAGAGACAAAGCCAGATCTAGATCCGGACCCGGACAGCACCTGTGGCTCTATGTGGGAAGAAGATGTGACACAAGCCCTGAAGGAGCTGGACGAgcgctgtgaggaggaggaggccgactACTCTGACATGTCCAG TCAAGATGAAGGTGACGCAGACGGCTTCCCAGAGATCCAGGCCTCTCCGCCCCCTTCGCCCTTCCTCTCTGCCATCCTGGCAGCGTTCCAGCCTGTTGCCTACGACAATGAAGAGGATGCCTGGCGTTGCCATGTCAACCAAATGTTGTCAGACACAGATGGCTCCTCTGCTGTTTACACATTCCACGTGTTCTCCAGACTTTTTGAG AGTATTCAGAGGAAATTTGGCTCCATCACACATTCATCTGTTCGCTTTCTTGGGGAGAGGCTCCAGCGAATGGGAAATCAGTTCCTCAGCTCCCTGGAAGTCATGACGTCTCGCTCCCAGTGTCCCACTGTGCTGCTGGATGCTGAGACG CTCGTCTCTTGTGGACTGTTGGAGACTCTGAAGTTTAGTGTGCTGGAGTTGCAGGAACACCTGGACACCTACAACTCcaagagagaagcagcagagctc